A region of the Dyadobacter sp. CECT 9275 genome:
CGCTGATCCCTTTTACGTTCCTGATAATTCTCCGTATAGGAAAGAATATCTGTGCAGAAAAAAGCTTGCCGAAAGTGAAGACAAAAACGAGGGAGATCAGAAAACCGGTAACCAACACGCTTTTAAGGTTTTCCATTTCTTCGAGGCCGTAAAAGTCAACGGCTGAAGATATGATAATAATGTTTTCGCCTGCCTGGCGGATATTCAGGCCCACATAGGAAGTATCGTTCTGGGAAAATCTTGCGGGTTCTTTGCGGACAATATTGTCATAAAAAGAAGGAGGTACCGGTAACTGCCGGCGGATGGCTTTGGCTTTTTCCAGTTCGCCGTTTTTGATAAATCTGTGTTGCTCAAAAGGAAGGTCCCTGAGGTGTTTCTCTTTGATATCGTAATAAATGGAAGTTTTGGATTTATTTTCATCCAGGGCCGCATGTCCCACAATGTCGGCACGTACTTCGAGCCTGTGGAAGAAACTTGCAGAGATACTGTCGGAAGCGAAAATATAAATAAATACACTGAGTGCCAGAATAATGCTGGCAGTTAAAATGGTGAAAATCAGGGCAATTTTATTTTGTATTTTCATATGCCTGGCGTATCACATAACCCATCCCGAAAACGGTATGGATAAGTTTGATCCGATGATTTTTGTCGATTTTCTTGCGTAAATAATTGATATAAACGTCCACAACGTTTGTGCCAAGGTTAAAATTGATATCCCAGACATTCTCAAGAATCTCCATTCTGTTAAGTACTTTGTTCTGATTGGATAGCAGGAATTCCAGTAAGCGGAACTCGGTTGCGGTGAGTTCAATCACCTGGGAGTCGCGCTTTACAATTTTGGTGATCTTATCCAGTACCAGATCGCCAATGATCAGGAAATCGGCGTTTTTTTCTTTTTCGGGCTCCTTTCCCCGGCGTGTCAGGGTCCTTAGCCTCGCCTCAAGTTCGGCCAGCTTAAAAGGTTTGGTCATATAATCGTCGGCACCGGCATCCAGTCCGGAAACGATGTTTTCAGTAGTTCCCAGGGCAGTAAGCATCAGAATAGGCGTTGAAAAACCCGACCGGCGTAGCTTTCTGCAGACCTCCATGCCGTTTATGACAGGTAGCATAAGATCCAGTATGATCACATCAAAGGTATATTGCATGGCCATTTGCAACCCTGACTCGCCGTCCAGCGCAACCGTTATTTCGTTGCCTGAAACGGAGAGGCCTCTCTGAATGAGGGATATCACATTGGGTTCATCTTCAACAAGCAAAAGCTTCATGCAGTAATGTTAAGGGTTTTAAATGAAATTGTCTGTTTCAAAAAAGCGTAGCCTGTTTCGGAGATAGATGATTTCCTTCTGCATATTTTCAATACGGCCCAGCAGATTCTGCACCGCCTCAATACCCTCCGGGTTGATCTGCAGATCGCTGTGGAGCCGGATCATCCTTTCTATCTTTGCCAGATGATCCATTTGAATAAAAATAGTATTTTGCTGAATTACAGTTTCAATCAGACCTATTTCTGAAAAAGATTCAATCAGTGAATATTCCACCTGGTAATATTCACAGAATTCGTCTGCCGAAATCAGTTGGTTATTTTCCATCGCTTTTCTGCCTTTTAAGATTTAGAAAGTTCTGTAAATAATTCTTTCTGGCGATCGGTAAGGTTGGTTGGTAATTTTACCTCAAAAGTGACATACAGATCACCAAAGGTACCTTCCTGTTTGTAAACCGGAAAACCTTTACCTTTTAACCGCATCACCGCGCCATTCTGGGTTTCCGGCCTGACGGGTACCTTCACTTTTCCATCCAGGGTCTCAATGATTTTTTCGCCACCCAGAACAGCCGTATAAAGGTCGAGTTCTTCCTTCACGTGCAGGTCATTTCCGGCCCTGCGGAAACGAGGGTCACTACTTATGTTAAAGGTAATGTAAAGATCTCCCTGCGGTCCGCCATTGGTACCAGGCCCGCCATGTCCGCTTATTTTGATCGTCTGTCCGTTTTCAATCCCAGCCGGGATCGTTATTCTGATGTTTTTACCATTAACGGTTAAGGTTTGCTTATGGGTTGTATAGGCCTCTTTAAGGTCCAGACTGACCTGCGCCTGATAATCCTGTCCCCGGTACCTGCCTTGGCGCCCAGAACCGAAGCCACCCCCAAACATGGATTCAAAAAAATCGGAAAAGCCTTCCTGTCCCATTCCCCCAGACCAGTTTCCTTGTCCCTGGGAGCGTGCCTGCCTGGCTTTTTCGTATTCCTCTCCATGCTCCCAGTTTTCGCCATACTGGTCATATTTTTTTCGTTTTTCCGGATCACTCAGTACCTGATTGGCTTCGTTGAGCTCCTGGAATTTTTTGTGTGCCTCCTCGTCATTCGGGTTGAGGTCAGGATGATATTTGCGTGCAAGTTTGCGGTAAGCATTTTTAATATCTTTTTCTGAGGCGGTTTTTTCAACACCCAGTATCTTGTAATAATCTACAAAGGGCATATTATTCAGTGATTGGTTATTGTTGCGTAAATGAGTAATTAAAGTATAAATATTGTACCGCTTTCGCAATGAGCGCTATCGGTTATTGACCATTTTGACGTATAAATCTTCTACTTTAGTTCGCGCCCATGGCGTTTTTCGCAGAAATTTTAGGCTGCTTTTGATAGAAGGATCCTGGTTAAAACAGTTTATGTTAACGTAATAGCCCATTTGTTCCCAGCCATAGTATTCCACAAGCTCGTTCAGGATTGCTTCCAGTGTTTTGCCGTGAAGCGGGTTATTGGGTTGGTTTTGCACTGTGGTCATTTCTTTTTGATAAATGTAAAAGTTAAAAGCATTAGATTAAATAATTATTACACTTAATGAATAGTTCAATTACAAAATAAGTTATGGATCAGATCAAATGGGGAATTATCGGCTGCGGTAATGTGACGGAAGTCAAAAGCGGGCCTGCGTTTAATTTAGTTGAAAATTCCAGTTTGGTTGCCGTCATGCGGCGCGACGGGGCGCTGGCGGCCGATTATGCGCAGCGTCATAATGTACCTCGCTGGTACGACAACGTGGACGATCTCATCAATGACCCAGAGGTTAACGCGATTTATATTGCAACACCACCTGATGTGCACGAGGATTATACCGAAAGGGCGTTTCGTGCCGGCAAACCGGTATATGTTGAAAAACCGATGGCCCGTAACGCTGCCGAATGCCGCAGAATGGTGGAAGCAGGAAAGGCGGCCAATCTGCCGTTGTATGTAGCCTATTACCGGAGGGCTCTGCCGTATTTTCTGAAAATCAAAGAGATCGTTGATTCGGGAGTACTGGGAGATATTCGGTTTGTGGATATCACACTTCAGTGGCAGCCGTACGACGAGGAGGTTGGCGAAAACCCTGTGCCGCGCTGGAGAGTGTATCCCGAGATATCCGGCGGCGGCCATTTTCATGATCTTGCTTCGCATCAGTTTGATATTCTGGAGTATATCCTTGGCCCTGTTAAGCAGGCGAGGGGGTATGCGCGGAACCAGGCGGGCTTGTATCCGGCAGATGATATCGTGGTGGCTAACTTTGAGTTCGAGTCGGGTGTACTGGGTAAAGGAAGCTGGTGTTACACCATCAACAAAGAGCAAAGGGAAGATGAAGGAAGAATTATTGGCTCCAAAGGAAGATTGATATTCTCGTATTTCGAAAAATATGATATTATTCTGGAGACTGAGAATGGAGTGGAGAAATTCCACATACCGTACCCTCCGCATGTACAGCAACCGCTGATTGACCTGATCGTGAAGGATCTACGAGGAGAAGGAGTGTGCCCTAGTACGGGAGAAACGGGCTTACGGGCCAATCTGATTATGGACTGGATTACGGCCTGATGCCAATGAAAAGTTTGTCTCGCGGCATTTCTTATTTTTTTTGATACTTTCGGGCGCAAAAAAGTGAGTGGTTCTGAATACCAAAGTTGTTACAGTTGCAGTTAAATAATCGTCTAACTTTTAAATCTTACTATAGTCATGGCAAAGGGTAAAAATCTTGACAAAGGAAGCGCTAAAAAGGAACCTGAGAAAAATCTTAAAGAAAAAAGAGCCGAGAAAAAGGCAAAGAAAGATAGCAGAAAGGATTATTAAAAAACTGGCCCCGCTTTTCCGGGGCCAGTTTTTTAATATCGCTCCCCGTTGGTTTTATACCTGGCCAAGCGTTTTTTTGCACGGCTGATCTTGGCATAGATCCGGTTTTTCTCTTCCGGAGAAAAGTATCCGTCTGCTTTGTATTTACGCATGGCCTCTTTAATAACTTCTTGTTCCCGCTTCAGTTTATAGTACTCGTTGTCGGAGAGCTTGTGGCTGCGGTGCGCTGCCTCGATCTGGCTGTTCAGTTTCTTAAGATCAGCACTGAAGTTATCCTGTGCGTTAACCGCTGTAGTGCATAACAGGCCAAGGAGCAGTATTTGAATTGTTTTCATAATGTTGGCTAACAGATAAATTTTATGAAGACATTTTTTATAAAATCAGTCCTCAGTTAGATATAGGGGCGAAATAAGTATATACCTCAGGTAATATCAAATGGTTATTACTGAACGTAAAAATTTGTTCCAGGTGCCAGATGCGATTGTCGTGGGCGGCATTTGCAGTTTTGTTCTTGCGAAGAAGGTACGTTCATCCTAACTTCGTTTGTTGATGGAGCTACGGAAAGATAACGGATGGAATGACTTCGCCGGGGAAGTCAAAAGCTGGTTGCATGAAACCACCGGATATTTTATCGCGTTAGAAGGTGGTGCGCAAGACGTGTTTCCCATACTCACCATTGCGCGCGAAGAGGGCAGGGTAATTATGGAAATCAAACTGATCATGCTCGAGAATTGGCAGAAATTTCCAGGTGCGCTATTGGAATGGCAATATTATCTGGAACGGCAGACAGAGCTCAGGCAGGCCGGTGTACACAGCGTTATGCTTTGGGAGGATATCTGGACGAGCCGGAAGCTTATTGTCAAATCCAGGCTGCTGGTGTTACTCGGTCTTTCGGATAAGATACCCGGAAGGCTTACCGTACCCAGGAGGATTAGTAAAGCTGCGGCCGCAGCTTTTTTGGAAGTCAACCATCTGCAGGGGGCAACGCTATCGAAATATCAATTCGGTATTTTTCTTCCACAGCGGTATTTCAGGGTATTACCTGTTGATTTTAAGGTAGATACCACAGAAGAAGAATGTCTTGTTGCCGTGGCTACGTTTAGCCATGCACGTATTTTTTATAAGAACGGCGAGCCGCATCGTTCCGTTGAACTGATCCGGTTTGCAAGTTTATTGAATCTGACAGTCGCAGGAGGTTTGGGGAAGCTCATCAGTGCTTTTGTAAAGGACGTTGCACCCGATGATATCATGACTTATGCCGATCTGGACTGGTCGGATGGGCATAACTATACCAAAATGGGTTTTCAGTTTGTGTCCGATAAAGATCCTATGAGAATCAAACTGGATTTGCCATCCTTGAAAAGAACTGGAGCTCGACCAGGCGCTGAAACTGGTCAGCCGTTTATTTGGATCATGAACGCTGGCAGCCGTAAATTTGTCAAAACAATCCGTTAAAGTTTTTAGCTTTCGCATAACCGCCCATCTTGAAAAACAATAAGGACATACCCGGCCAACCGCTTTTGGTCATCTTAGGGCCTACTGCCTCGGGCAAGACGCATCTCGCCGTACAACTGGCCGCCAGGCTGAAGGGCGAAATCATCAGCGCGGATTCGAGGCAGGTATACCGGGGAATGGATATCGGGACGGGTAAGGATCTTGACGAATATGATTTGGGAAACCAGAAAATCTCTTTTCATCTCATTAATATACGGGATGCCGGAGAAAAGTATAACCTGAATGAATTTGTGAATGATTTCAGCATAGTTTATGAAAAGGTTACCGGAAATAATAAAGTACCCATTGTTTGCGGAGGAACCGGATTGTATATCCACGCGCTGCTGCAGGGGTATGGTTTTGTTAAAATTCCGGTTGACGAGCATTTACGGATGCAGCTGGATGTGCTGGACACCGGGGAACTTTTGATAAAATGGGAAGAGTCAGGGAAGGATTTGGGTTTTCCCGCTGACATTTCCACACGAAAAAGACTAATAAGGAACATCGAAATCGCCCAATACCTGCAACGCTATCCCGAAGAGTGGATAGAACTTAACCGGCAACGGCAGTTTAAGGCTGTTGTGTTTGGGTTAATCCCGGATGTTGCTACCCGGCGGGTGCGTATATCAATGAGGCTGGAAACGCGGTTGCAGAATGGTTTGACAGAAGAAATAGAGCGGCTATTGTCAGCAGGGATCAAGCCCGAGCAACTGATTTATTACGGCCTTGAATATAAATACGTTACCCAATACATGTTGGGGATACTGGCTTTTGATGTCATGAAAGAAAAGCTGGAAACTGAAATCCACAGGTTTGCCAAACGTCAGATGACATTTTTTCGGAAAATGGAACGGGATGGCATAAAAATCCATTGGCTGGACGATACCATGACTGAAAACGAAAAGATAATATTCGTAAGTAAAACATATAAAGCAGCCGGGCAATAACTTTGCAGATAAAATAGTAAGGGCAATAATCTTACCTCCTCATGAACAAAAAGTTGAGCAGCCTGGTGCTTCTGGCTGTGCTGAGCGTTACAGACGCCTATTTGCTTGCACATCCTAACCTGATCGGAAAAATTGGGATATGGGTATACAAACACGATTATATCAAAACCTTCCCCAAGGCTTTATTGACAGTACTGCTTGTGGTAGGTACCTCTCTGGCGATTTGCGAGTTGCTCAGGAAGTTTGTAAAACCCCGTACCGCTTCGTGGATTTATCTGGGTATGGCCGTTATGGGTTTGCTCTGGTTTGTCTATGTATATCTTACTTTTTCGTCTTTTGCTTACAGGATCACCGGCAAAGCTTTTGTGTATGGTGCTCATCTTCTGCCGGTGGTCCTTACCGGATTATTTTCGCGTTATTTAATAAAGTCATGGCTGGGTTCAGGGAGAAACCAACCCGAAGGCGTCTGACAAGAATGACTCAAGCCGAATGTCATTTAAATCCTGACAGGTATTTAATTCTATTTGAATAGGGTTAACATCCGTACGGTGAAATAATATTATTAATACTTTAAATTGTGAAATTATATTGCCAAA
Encoded here:
- a CDS encoding cytochrome P450, coding for MKTIQILLLGLLCTTAVNAQDNFSADLKKLNSQIEAAHRSHKLSDNEYYKLKREQEVIKEAMRKYKADGYFSPEEKNRIYAKISRAKKRLARYKTNGERY
- a CDS encoding PDDEXK family nuclease, encoding MELRKDNGWNDFAGEVKSWLHETTGYFIALEGGAQDVFPILTIAREEGRVIMEIKLIMLENWQKFPGALLEWQYYLERQTELRQAGVHSVMLWEDIWTSRKLIVKSRLLVLLGLSDKIPGRLTVPRRISKAAAAAFLEVNHLQGATLSKYQFGIFLPQRYFRVLPVDFKVDTTEEECLVAVATFSHARIFYKNGEPHRSVELIRFASLLNLTVAGGLGKLISAFVKDVAPDDIMTYADLDWSDGHNYTKMGFQFVSDKDPMRIKLDLPSLKRTGARPGAETGQPFIWIMNAGSRKFVKTIR
- a CDS encoding Gfo/Idh/MocA family protein — its product is MDQIKWGIIGCGNVTEVKSGPAFNLVENSSLVAVMRRDGALAADYAQRHNVPRWYDNVDDLINDPEVNAIYIATPPDVHEDYTERAFRAGKPVYVEKPMARNAAECRRMVEAGKAANLPLYVAYYRRALPYFLKIKEIVDSGVLGDIRFVDITLQWQPYDEEVGENPVPRWRVYPEISGGGHFHDLASHQFDILEYILGPVKQARGYARNQAGLYPADDIVVANFEFESGVLGKGSWCYTINKEQREDEGRIIGSKGRLIFSYFEKYDIILETENGVEKFHIPYPPHVQQPLIDLIVKDLRGEGVCPSTGETGLRANLIMDWITA
- a CDS encoding DnaJ C-terminal domain-containing protein, coding for MPFVDYYKILGVEKTASEKDIKNAYRKLARKYHPDLNPNDEEAHKKFQELNEANQVLSDPEKRKKYDQYGENWEHGEEYEKARQARSQGQGNWSGGMGQEGFSDFFESMFGGGFGSGRQGRYRGQDYQAQVSLDLKEAYTTHKQTLTVNGKNIRITIPAGIENGQTIKISGHGGPGTNGGPQGDLYITFNISSDPRFRRAGNDLHVKEELDLYTAVLGGEKIIETLDGKVKVPVRPETQNGAVMRLKGKGFPVYKQEGTFGDLYVTFEVKLPTNLTDRQKELFTELSKS
- a CDS encoding chaperone modulator CbpM, producing MENNQLISADEFCEYYQVEYSLIESFSEIGLIETVIQQNTIFIQMDHLAKIERMIRLHSDLQINPEGIEAVQNLLGRIENMQKEIIYLRNRLRFFETDNFI
- the miaA gene encoding tRNA (adenosine(37)-N6)-dimethylallyltransferase MiaA, which translates into the protein MKNNKDIPGQPLLVILGPTASGKTHLAVQLAARLKGEIISADSRQVYRGMDIGTGKDLDEYDLGNQKISFHLINIRDAGEKYNLNEFVNDFSIVYEKVTGNNKVPIVCGGTGLYIHALLQGYGFVKIPVDEHLRMQLDVLDTGELLIKWEESGKDLGFPADISTRKRLIRNIEIAQYLQRYPEEWIELNRQRQFKAVVFGLIPDVATRRVRISMRLETRLQNGLTEEIERLLSAGIKPEQLIYYGLEYKYVTQYMLGILAFDVMKEKLETEIHRFAKRQMTFFRKMERDGIKIHWLDDTMTENEKIIFVSKTYKAAGQ
- a CDS encoding VF530 family protein; this translates as MTTVQNQPNNPLHGKTLEAILNELVEYYGWEQMGYYVNINCFNQDPSIKSSLKFLRKTPWARTKVEDLYVKMVNNR
- a CDS encoding response regulator transcription factor, with the translated sequence MKLLLVEDEPNVISLIQRGLSVSGNEITVALDGESGLQMAMQYTFDVIILDLMLPVINGMEVCRKLRRSGFSTPILMLTALGTTENIVSGLDAGADDYMTKPFKLAELEARLRTLTRRGKEPEKEKNADFLIIGDLVLDKITKIVKRDSQVIELTATEFRLLEFLLSNQNKVLNRMEILENVWDINFNLGTNVVDVYINYLRKKIDKNHRIKLIHTVFGMGYVIRQAYENTK